Genomic window (Phragmites australis chromosome 21, lpPhrAust1.1, whole genome shotgun sequence):
AATAACATAACAGCAATAGATATGATAACACCAGGCAATACTCAGGATGATAATAGGGGAGATAGATCATTGGCCATCAATAGAGCAAATAGTGATGCATTGCTATGCTTATCCGGTAACAAGTAACAGGATTGAAATCCTCAAGAGGGCATGGAAGGCGGCAAGATCAGACCGAGCCACAACAGCAGCGGGAAAACACTGGCCATGGGGAATAACCTCAGATGGTATGCGCGCACAACCGAGCTCAACAACAGCATGACGGCCGGGATGCATGTCTTCAACAGGACGTCCAGCGCACAGGCTACAACGGTATGCCAGAGCGCAGAGGCTTCAACGGCGATGACCCGAGCACGGACTGCAAGAGCACGCCACCGGAGCTCAGGCATCCACAGTGCCAGTCGGAGCACTGTTGGAGTACTGTTCATGGTCAGGGTACTGTGGTCGGGAGGTCGAGTGTTGTGGTCGAGCACCTGGTCGAACTTCCGTGGTCGGGTGGTCGAGCGTTGTGGTCGAGCCGATCCTCTGCATGTGCAGTCTTGAACCGCATAGCTGCCATCGCCCGCCGGCCTGCATGTGCTCCAACATTACATGTCAGCCGCCGCTTGGATCAAGATGTTGATGCCCGTTCTGCTCTGCTGGTTGACTACATGCGCTGCTAGCTTGTTGCCTGCATGTACCTTGACATAGCAAACCaaattctctctctcttatgTTTATCAATGTAATCTAATTAACCGGCCACGTTAACACTTTAATCCATCATTAGCTCAACAATTGCACTAACAACTCAATTAGCAAGCCAATTACTAATGAAATTAATTAATCAACTGAATTAGGCATGAGTACTTCTTTTATTTGGCAAATGATCCATATAAGAGCCAAATTAAATTATGCATTATCTGGTGAAGACTAATAATGAATTTGACAACCAAATGAAACGAACTAGTAAATAATTAGGCCAATTTATCACTTAACTATCAAACCAAATTAATTAATCATGATGTCTAATAATTCGGCTAATCAAGCACCCAAAAATATAACTATACCtaaattatttcaaaatatCAATTTTGGTCATCAACAGACTCCTCAAGATAAAGATCGAACCCATCCCCCGAGTCTACGAAGAATCCGGCGACCCCCATATCCCAACAAACTCTGGATTGATTCAAACCGCAAAGGATCACAATAGAGATAGGTAGGGGCAGCTCCGATTTTCGATGGACATAGGAGCCAGGAGTGAGAGAGGTAGTGGCCTGATTTGGGGGCGGTGCTCTCGGGGAAGAAGAACAGGAGAGGGGGGTGGTTCACTCAGCTAGGATGCGGCACGGTCAAGCAGAGGGTGGGTGGCACGGCTCCATCCGAGTGGTGGCATGGCACAgccagagggagagagaggcggcTCCGCCAAGGTGGCAACGTGCTCGGGAGGATAGGCACGGGAGTGGCTCGGGGAGTAGAAGGAGAAGCACAGGCGCCCCCTCCTTGGGCTGACTCGGGTTGAGGGGAAAGGGGTGGTGGCCTTGGGTGGCTATGGCCCAGTGGTGTAGGCCGGGTGGTTGGGCTGTAGTGTAGAGAGGagaaaagggagagaagaaatgGGCCGACTGTGGCCGTTACCCAATAGAGGCAAGCCGGCCATGGGCCAGGGAGGAGGGTGAAATAGGCCAGGCTGGTCCAACAGGAATAGGGTCGGCTGAGGTTTTCCCTTTcttattctctctttttttatttcctttctttcATATGAATATatgctcatatatatataacagaaataatacatataaaaaatacaaataagtaTGAGATGTATACTCATGTCAAAATGTGATCATATAAATGCCCCTCACCAAGTTGAGCTCATGCGAGGAAATGAGCGGGCTTGACTTGGTGCCTGCAACTACTGACTATGACCTTGGGAGGGGCTAGCCAATGAAGATCTCATGCGAGAGATTTTATCAACTCTATTACGACCATATAGCAACCATGGCGCCAACCAATACGGTTGAAGGCTTTCACAGCTACATGTGTACCGTAGTGGCATAATTTACTGCTCCTGATAATCCTCAGTTGTGGCGAAACTCAACGCCACTCAAGGTGATTCTTGACTTCACtgtgaccttgggaggtgcTAGCATAGTGTCACCAAAGAAGGGTTcactccactgcgaccttgggaggggCTAGCCAGTGAAGGTGTATAATGATTATAGACTCCACTGCAACCTTAGGAGATGCTAGCACAGTGTCATTGAAGATTCCACAGATCTATAAACGCAAAACTGGTATTCTTCTTTGCTTCCTTGAAGGTAGATAAAACAAGCTGCAATAGCTAGGAGAACATGGTGAAACAATAATAATGAAGAAATGCACACTAACAGCCTTATTTGATGCATTTTAATGTTGAAATATATGCCTTTCTTGTGTCACCGAGCTATAATGTGACACCAAAATATGGCCACAAGAGACTCTCCTCCGGAGACGACGAAGAGTCACATCAATTGTATTTAATTGTATGGCACTTTAGTGTTCATGTGAATATGATGGTTTGAGCCAATTGGCAAACTTCCAACCAGATTCATTAGGAGAAGTGGCATGTTTTTTCGTCACAGTATCTTCTATCATTATAATAAGTTTCTAATAAGCATatgaattttttcttttctgaagaTGGTGCCTAGAGATAAATAGGAACTGTCGCAAGCCTTTTCTCCTTAACAAGATGAGGAGGAGTGCAGAAGCGAAAGCGAGGTAGCCAAGGCAAAAACCAAATACCCACTGATCACTAcatcataactcatgtcaatgAGAAAGGTGTGCCTACATTGCCCCTGGATGTATGTGGTATTCGATTAGTAGAGACGGTTCCAGTATGGAACCATCTATGTATTCGATTACTACAAATGGTACCAGCCTGGAATCGTTTGAACTAATTATTTATACAGATGGCTCAAAAACCCTCTATATAAATACGATTTGTACGGACACTTTAGTATAGACAGTTCAAAAAAGTGTCTTACACGTGTTTTTGAACCATGTATGCAGatgtttctatagtagtgaataCACCCTCCTAGCTATTACAGTGCTAACAATGGGTGACATTGCCATGGCGCAAGCAGACAGGGCCGCCCCGTCCCCTCCACGGAGAAGGACCTGGCCACAGAGGTGAACCTGTGGATGCTGTACGAGAAGTGACGCGGTGTGCACTGTCCTGGGACCTCAAGGAGAAGAAGGCCAAGTTTGAGGTGTTCAAGAAGAACACCATGTATGTGCACAAGTTCAACACGCGCAAGGACAAGCCGTACAAGCTTGGCCTCAACAGGTTcgacaagttcaagaagaagtACACCGGCGCCAAACCCATTGATTGCGATGCCACCAAGCACAAGatggccaccgccgcctccaccaaGGTCGCCGACGGTGACATGCCAGCCTCGTTCGACTAGAGAGACTACGGAGCCATACGTTACCCCTATCAAGAACCCAAGGCAATGTGATAGGCACATAGTAATAGTATGCATTTGAACTTATTACTCTTTATGTTTGGTAATATTTTTCTATGGTCTCAGCAGTATCCATTTTATAATGTTTATCCATATGATGATTGCTTTCTTATTGTCAAGGGACCTAAAGTGTGGCTTTTGGATGGGGAAACCAATGGATGCAAAGAACTTAAGGTAGGTTTGTCCATGGGTTGACACCTAATTGTGAGTTGATTTATTACTTTTTTAATCGATTTTGGGTTTCCTATGCAATGGTGGGTGTGGACAAATAGAGGAAGTAGTTACTACCATCCATCATTAATTAAAAATCAGTTAAGAAAGCAACTGCCACGCATTAATATTGTGCAGGGAGTTGCTGGGCCTTCTCGGGCACAGAGTCCGTGGAGAGCAACGCCATCGTGACCGGGAGCCTCTTGTCGCTGTCCGAGCAGCAGATACTCTACTGCTCCGGCGCCGGCAACTGTGAATATGGCGGTCAGTCCTGCGTGTTCGAGCACGCCATGCAGACCGGCATTGCCTTGGACTGCAACTACCCACCCTACGAAGCCATGGACGACCAGTGCAGGATCGACTACGTACGCTTGAATGAATTCTATTTAATCAATCAACTCTTATGTACGATTACTCATCACCAAATAAACTAACCATGCAACATGAAAACTCTAGCTCTATGGATGCAGAATTGCAGAGCAAGACCCGATGGTGAAGATCGATGAGTCCGAGGAGATGCCGGCGTACAAGGAGAAGGCGCTCAAGTACAGGGTGTACCTTCAGCCTATGTCCGTCCACATCGAGGCGAGCTACGACCGGACGCTGTACCAGGAGGGGGTCTTCGCCGGCGCTGCGGTACGTATCTGGGCCACGCGGTGGTGGCGGTCGGCTACGGCGTGACGCAGGACGGCCTGCTCTACTGGATCGTCAAAACTCGTGGGGCGACTCCTGCGGTGAGGGTGGCTACGTACATCCAGACAGGCCCGTCCCTGGGGCAGGGAAGCAGGGGCGACCGCCCTGGCCCCTCGGAATCCAGGGCCCTAGTCCATGTACATATACTATAAGTTTTGTATATAAAAAGCCTGTATTTGAGCCATCTGCAAGTCTAGGAAGCTCAACTTCGTAATTTTGGAAACTCAGACCATCATTAGTCCACATCATCAACTTGGATTATAGGGGCTTATGTCATATTAACTCGCGTTCCTTTCTCTTATTCCACAAGTAATCATGAAGTGTCGCATCAGAGCCTAGCTCTTCTTCTCATGGAACAATGTACCCGCCACTCCTCTGGTTTCTCATGGTATCGAAAGGTAGCTCTTTCCCCAcctcaaaaacaaaaaagggtCGACCTTCACCACCACGACGAAGGGCCAACTTGCCTCTAATTCCACcaattttgcaacaaaattgCTTGAAAACTCCGCATACAAGATTTTTGTAAATGATatgtttttcttgatttttcctTCTTTGCTTCACTGTTAAATACCATTGCAAAGTATCATTGGTAATAGAAATTAGATCTCAACACCTTTATTGTAACTTTAAATTTGATTTCTTTTGGCTAAAGATCTCGATTAGGATTTAACTAGTCGATAGATGGTTCATGGAAGGAAATTATGGAACTTTATGGGGTCACGATAATTTGTAAGATTTCCTTTTAGTTGATTCAactctacaatttttttttattttctaaaggTGACATGTTTAAAGAACTACATGTAATTTTTTGTATGCTCGTGATGCACGGAATGTTAACTTTGAGGCCAACATAAATTGTGTGTTATGGAATATAAGGCATCAACTTAAGTCTTGCCCCAGGGTCTCCGAAAGATCAGGATTGGCCCTGCATCCAAATGATCTACGACATCAACACCAAGGAGGGCATCTGCGGCATCGCTATGTATCCCATCTACCCCATCAAAATCTGCCCCTGtgctgttggggaacgggtaggttACGTTagcctaaaaaaaattctatcgtATCCACACAGGAAACCatactagtaggagatcatagatcttTACCACTCGGCGCGcagtgcagcgaaagaagagttggagtagacgaTCCAACGTCGCGCGCGTCAATCTTCCTGATGAGCTCCGTGACAAACCTCATGACAAGATTTGCATAGGTGGTCATGCTTCTCGACTAGTTACGAGCATGTGGTCGCGCTCCTCGACTAGTTCCTTAACCAGCCACTGAGCAGATCTATCACATCTTCAACTAGCTCCGAGTGATCGcatcgtgctcctcgaccagtcccTAGTGGTCACGTCACGTTCTTTGACCAGTCCCGATTGGTCGCGTCGTGCACCTTGACTAGCCGAGCAGTGATGTTCGATCTCATATTAGGCTTTGAGCTCGATATCTCATCTAAAAGTTTAGTCTTTGctttgcgctttctcttcttgctatcattcTGAACTATCATCACATGACTGGAGATTTTCTTAATGGTTTCCGTAGTCAtattaagcatcccatgcaattcagtcATGCTCTTTTCCatactattcatatgaaaattcaaaatgaatagCTTGAAGCTCGTAAGGAAcaactggagaattacatccgtagccaactcagggctaaaaGGAAAATCAAGTTTTTCTAGGCTCTTAATGTAACCAATCATAATGATCACatctgactggactgccttctgtcaacctgcacacaaacaaggacttggaggtgttgaacctctcagccctagcttggttctcaaacatgcctcagaattccacaatcatatcgtgagcatccgtgttctcatattgcttctgaagctcggaggacatagtggcaagcatgagacagctaacatcaagtgaatcattggtgtgcttctcgTAAGTCCTCTGATCAGCACCAGATGCATTAttagctggttcatcaggatagagAACCTTTAGaatatactctttttttctcttgtttgaggataattctcagatttctataccaatcaataaagtttgttccagaaagcttttatttttcaagaatcgaatgcaaattaaaactggaattaGCGTtacagtaggtgccatgatctacaacagaaataaaaatGTAAAGTTCAGCactatatttatgtaaatatttcattaaacaatttaataaaagatactctcattatatgttttgaaactatTTCCCTCTAACGGCATATAGTAtgtcaagatccatattcaactaagttctaatgagctttggcatcactgctagaaacctagTAACATAAGTAAGCTACACTTTGCTAATCATATCATATaagactcttgtttgttgggtggcatccaaTGCTTCGATGACCAActccatgccccaaagcccaaaaccattttCATAGCTTTGTCAAGTAAATCATCAcaatgcgtgtggatgtccgataTCTACCATATCtggttaagaaaaaaaatggtaccctactttggcagacctaccaatcaatgatcaaaacctatatagttgcaactattggaagggcatcaagtactcttaatttttttgagtGAAGCTATTTTATCATGTAAAACTATTAATCtaatagaaaacatgaataaaatagcatgaTAGGAATATAAATAAACATTACAGgtaatcatattaactgtgacatagtacaGCCCCTTCACATAGTGATCTCCATAACCACAGTTCCTGTCCTTcaggtcatcatgcttcaagtctccatgatcatATACTAGTCTATTACACTTAATAGCACCAGATGAATTACATGAGAAAAAACAGCCTCACAAGttgacacgcaggccgttatacaatagcATGATAGCCTTTGACTGAAATTAACCATAACACACAGaccatgaaaattacacacatgcatcatatacacataaaggccataccagtcacaacattctctgtaAAAATAAGTTAAGCATAGAATCAAATTCTAATGTCACGATGTGAACATGTTATCCTTAGAAAACCATATGCTCGAACAGCACGGCGGTCCCCGCTAGCCGGTTAGGCCCCTCACGGGTTTCAGGGCAGCACCTTGAAAACCTCTTAGAAATACATAGATTGTATCTATGAAagcgctatgaaaatctcattggATGGATCATATCAAGCCAAATTTAAGttattcacaatgcctcaatttctattggatcaatcatattgataaTCGCGTGATGTTTCTTGAAAACGAcgacaacacacacaacctcaaTCCGATGTTCTTCCAACCATGCAGCGGTGCGCGCtattagccccgatggtgattctagCCAGTAGGGGCAAGTCACATGTGCGACCAGGTGGGAAAGCGAGCTAATCCTTTTTGATCATATGGTTCCATCAATTCATACCTCATCTGATCCCAATTACAAAAACCGTGCAAAAACCGATCCATCCCATAAATCGAACACGAGAACAACAATAGATCTAATATATTACTAtcacatatcatctatatgtgatcGATCCAGATCACAAACTACACAtgtaggctctgatactactattggggaacgggtaggctacactagcctaaataaaaaaaaattctaccgcattcacccaggaaaccaagctagtaggagatcatagatcgttaccactcgacgcGTAGTGTAGCGgtagaagagttggagtagattgATCCAACGTCATGCACGTCAATCTTCCCGATCAGCTCCGCGACTAGCCCCATGACAAGCTCCgcacaggtggtcacgctccgtCATTGGTTATGAGTAGGTGGTCGCACTCCTCGACCAGCCACCGAGCAGGTCTATCGTGTCTTCGACCAGCTCTAAGTGGTCacgtcgtgctcctcgactagtCCCGAGTGGTCATGTCGCGTTGTTTGACTAGTCCTGATTGGTCGCGTCGTGCACCTCCACCAGCTGAGTGGTGGCGTCACTGTAACATCGTGagttttagcatgtaaatttattacaaattccactccaaattaaaaaaaattctaattatttaaaacaatgtaaaaccaagaaatatatatttgaggtacatatactcgtatgtatatattcgaATAGATTATTTGGGTAAGTATTCCAAATAGCACCAAGATAATTTCTGAAACAATCTCTGctttaaattggttcatatgctttggtttgagatctttatggttctttgtatGGAGATTtcaattgaatgtctctcaaattcaaatctactcttagattcttttcggctcaaatccaattcaaattcaaattctttgattcaaatcatcttaagaagctcaagattcaagttcaaatcataattcaaatatatttattgaagtaatccaaatccaaagtcaaattcaaattcaaatctctcagttgaatttaattccaaaaaccaaattctttttccttttcttttcttccttgggcCGGATCTTCTCCCTCGCACGGCCCAGCCAGCCGGCCCGGCCTCATTTCCCGCTTCTCCCGCGCGCGTAGGCCGCCATAGCCTCATGTGGTCCAGCTCCCACACGCTCGGCCCACTCACTCGTGCATCGGCCTGCAAGCTCACCCGCGCCTCTCCCCCCATTCTCCTCCCTCCAGCACGATGCACCTGCCGTTGGCCACCATTTTCCCCTCTCCGAGAAATATCCCGCACGCCCAACCGACCTCCGCTTCTCAagctctctcctttctctctcactctctctctctccgcccatGCTTGCGTTCCTGCGCATGCGCGTGGTCGGCGCAATCCGGCCATACCGTGGAAATAAAGGTGGGTGCCGCCtcgccacctcaccgccgctCAGCTCACTGATGATCGGTTGATGTGAGCGACCACACCACCTCGCTGCTCCCTTCCCCTTCTATAAATAGCATAGCCCCGGCCCCCACTCCTTCCCCTTTTTCCCATTCACTGCCGTCACCACCATTGCACACCGTTGCAGATCGCCGTCATCAATCAGCCGACCACGTGCtacccaagagctcaaggaggACATTGCCATCCCTGTGCCGATATCCGTTCACCAAAAGTCCGACGGGAGACCGCCCACGCTGGTAGCTGAGCTACCTCTGCCACCACTGCTCTGTCGCATCACCAGTCGTCGTCCAGCTTCTCACCATTTCTGAGCTCGGTGAGCTTCTCGCCCCCTCACGCAACCCCCAAGCTAGCATGTCGTCGCCCCCGTGCTTCCTTCTCATGTGTAGCCACGCACCGCCAAGCTTTTTCTCCACAGTCGTGTTTTAGCTCGCCGCCGGTGTGCTTGTGCCTCTGCTTGTGGTCTCGCCATCATGTCGTCTAGTTCAGGGAGCCTTAGGCTCCTTTTTCTTGCAAGGAAATCACGCGTAGGCTAGGGGAAATGCCACCCAATTTCTATGCCGCCGCGTAGACCGCCTCTGGCCACCGTCTGGCATCACTCCGGCCCCAGCCCGCCGTTGATAAGCCCCAGACAAACTCATCGTCGCGTGTAGAAGCCCGGCGACCATCCGTCATCGTGAAACCCCAGCCGATGAATGATTACGGTGAGCACTCCAGCGTTGCTCCGCCGCAATCGCTCATCATCAATTCCCCCCTTCATCGCTCCACTCGGGCCAGTGCGCTCGCGCGCGTGGCCAGGCCGTCCTCGCGCTTGTGCGGCCCAGCCGAGTCGGCCAGCCGAGCCACCCGCGGGTCATGCCCCAGTGGGCTGGCCCAGCTCCTCAGCCCGTTAAAACTGGCCAACCCAATCTGAGTGGGCCAATACTATGGAGCCCAAGCTCGACCTGGCCCAATCTGAGCCCACTTTGGCCAAACAGTTATTGTTCATGTGAGTCTCACCGAGTCACTATTCATGTGGGCCTAggctactgttcagtgggccccatctgtgggtcccacctatgaacaatactatttcataatttccctatttaatttctaattAAATCTTCTTGGAAcgataacttctccgttctggctcagATTTCGGCTATTCTTTCAtggaaattcatctaaaatcaagatctactcatttgtcacattgtgatatctattagggctcatttggctttccagttggtgttatttaatttttctatagtatagccattattgatcgtagtcgcaattgcagagCAACCAAAGTTCTGCGAGTGCTATACAAGAAGTGTCAGGAGCAAGGAGGATCCCAACTACATCCAAGAAAATGAAGAGAACTTCAAATAATGCAAGTCCTatctctttgatcatattgaacctatgttttcaaataatctacatgatcaacttaaaactggacttatatcgtatgtgctatatattgcgctTTTATAAAccacttgtagtagttaatcctattaaacacttacCATGCCATAAATTTTATCATTcaaaacacatatcaccctagtattatctgttgttatctatattaatgacagacgaCATCTTGATATCtcgcatgcttaggattgaatacgtctcctcggggATGTCGCTTTGAAAACACCTCtgctcggagataagatttactattatcaatgataactcatataccatgaatcctttaTGGTTGTAAATTCTGTGatgattgtgaaatccttgatgtcatgtgggatatggtgggagatgtgtaaaaataggtgaaaactattttggcgggggcagatggagtagtactctggtggaggatgctcctgggggcttgagtcacctatgTGGTGTTCATGGCTAGAAGATGCTCATGGGGgcaggaccgagtcttgcgccgtcatgcttag
Coding sequences:
- the LOC133903205 gene encoding thiol protease SEN102-like, coding for MEGGKIRPSHNSSGKTLAMGNNLRWYARTTELNNSMTAGMHVFNRTSSAQATTTGPPRPLHGEGPGHRGEPVDAVREVTRCALSWDLKEKKAKFEVFKKNTMYVHKFNTRKDKPYKLGLNRFDKFKKKYTGAKPIDCDATKHKMATAASTKVADGSCWAFSGTESVESNAIVTGSLLSLSEQQILYCSGAGNCEYGGQSCVFEHAMQTGIALDCNYPPYEAMDDQCRIDYLYGCRIAEQDPMVKIDESEEMPAYKEKALKYRVYLQPMSVHIEASYDRTLYQEGVFAGAAVRIWATRWWRSATA